CTACGGATAGCGACGGCAGCTACTCGCCGAGCTGGGGTACCTGCGGCGAAATCGCCTGTACTGGCGGCAGCAAACACCAAAGCGACAGCGGTGCCAGCATTGCGGTAGGCTGGAAAAACGACACCTGGAGCGGCGATATCGGTACTACGCCGATGGGCTTTAACGTCGTCGACGTGGTGGGTGGTCTGAGCTACAGCAGCGATGTTGGCCCGCTGGGCTACACCGTTAACGTCCATCGTCGACCCATTTCCAGCTCGCTGCTGGCCTTTGGCGGGCAGAAGGATAACGGTAATGACGGCCATACCGGTAAGACCTGGGGCGGAGTGCGCGCCGACGGTGGTGGGCTTAGCCTGAGTTATGATAAAGGCGAGGCTAACGGCGTCTGGTCGTCGCTGGGCGTTGATCAGCTGACGGGTAAAAACGTTGCTGACAACTGGCGCGTGCGCTGGATGACCGGCTACTACTACAAAGTTATTAATGAAGATAATCGCCGGGTGACCGTTGGCCTGAACAATATGCTCTGGCACTACGATAAGGACCTGAGCGGCTATACCCTCGGCCAGGGCGGTTACTACAGCCCGCAGGAGTATGTCTCCTTCGCCGTGCCGGTGACCTGGCGTCAACGCACCGAGAACTGGTCCTGGGAGCTGGGCGGTTCCGTTTCCTGGTCCCATTCGCGGACCAAAACAGAAGCTCGCTATCCGCTGCTGAATTTGATTCCCTCGCAGTATCGCAACGCAGCCAGCCAGCTGACGGAAGAAGGCAGCAGCAGTTCGGGCGTCGGCTATACCGCCCGGGCGCTGGTTGAGCGGCGGGTGACCGGCAACTGGTTTGTTGGGGCGGCGGTGGATATTCAGCAGGCGAAGGATTACACCCCAAGCCATGCGTTGCTTTATGTCCGCTACTCGGCTTCCGGCTGGCAGGGCGATATGGATATCCCGCCACAGCCGCTGGTGCCTTACGCTGACTGGTAGCAGATTAGCCTGAATTACGTGACAGGGCGTCACTCCACGGCGCTCTTCGCGTATACTCGTCACACTTCGCCCGCCTTTGGCAATACCGATCGTTTTTTCCCCGGTGGCGCTGCGGCTTCCCGGGCTACGGGTCCGTGCGGTTTTGGGTTTGTAGCCGGACAGGCGTTTTGCGCCGCCTCCGGGAAGGCACCCCAGGACATCGCTGCACACCTTGCGGGCGCGAGCGAATGATTTGAGTATATAATCAGCCTGAAAAAGACCGGTGATGATGGATCTAAACCGGGTATGCGTTCAGCTTCAGTGGAGAACCCCGTTGCGCGTCAGCCGTTCACTTACAATTAAACAGATGGCGATGGTCGCGAGCGTGTCCATGGCGTTTGTATTGGTCTTCTGCTCTATTTTGCTGTTCCACTTTGTACAGCAGAGTCGCTTTACCACGGCCACGCAATTAGAAAGCATCGCGCGTTCCGTTCGCGAACCGCTGTCAGCGGCTATCCTCAAAGCCGATATCCCTGATGCGGAAGCCATTCTGAGCCGCATTCAGCCTGCTGGCATCGTCAGCCGGGCGGATGTGGTATTACCGAATCAATTCCAGGCGCTGCGGATGCGCTTTATCCCCGAGCGCCCGGTGCCGGTCATGATCACCCGCATGTTTGAGCTGCCGGTGCAGATTTCATTACCGATCTATTCCCTTGAACGACCGGCTAACCCGCAGCCGCTGGCCTATCTGGTGCTCCAGGCCGACTCGTATCGCATGTACAAATTTGTGATGAGTGCGCTGGCGACGTTAGTGACTGCTTACTTACTTCTGGTGCTGATTCTTACGGTGGCAATCACCTGGTGCATCAACCGCCTGATCGTGCGTCCGCTGCGCAAAGTCGCCCGCGAGCTTAACGATGTTCCACTGCAGGAGCGTCTGGGCCACCAGCTCACGCTGCCGCGCCTGCATCATGATGATGAAATCGGCATGCTGGTGCGCAGCTACAACCGTAACCAGCAGACCCTGCTGCGCCTGCACGATGAACTCTCATTGCAGTCGACCCGTTTCCCGGTCTCAGACCTGCCAAATAAAGCCTTTTTGATGGCGATGCTAGAGCAGACCGTTGCCCGCCCGCAGCCTTCAGCGCTACTGGTTATCGCTTGCGAAACCCTACAAGATACCGCTGGCGTGCTGAAAGAGACGCAGCGTGAAATGCTGCTGCTAACTCTGGTCGGAAAGCTGCGGGCGGTTATCCCGGCGCAGATGGTGCTAGCCCAGGTCAGCGGTTATGACTTCGCAATTCTGGCCAGCGGCATTACCGAACCCTGGCAGGCGGTGACGTTAAGTAAGCAAGTACTTACTGTCGTAAATGAGCGTTTGCCGCTGCATGGTATTCAGCTTCGCCCTTGCGCCAGCATCGGTATTGCGATGTTTAATGGCGAGATCAACGCCGAACAGCTCTATCGCCGGGCGTTTTCCGCCGCGGTGACCGCGCGGCGTAAAGGGAAAAACCAGATTGAGTTCTTCGATCCAGAGCAAATGGAAAAAGCGCAGCGCCGATTAATGGAGGAGCACGATATTCTGACGGCGCTCGATAACCAGCAGTTTGCTACCTGGCTGCAACCGCAGGTGGATACCGCCAGCGGCGAGGTGTGCGGTGCGGAAGTGCTGCTGCGTCAGCGTCAGGTGGACGGCAGTTGGTCGCTGCCGGGGGATCTGATTGAGCGTATTGAAGCCTGTGGGCTGATGGTTCCGGTCGGTTACTGGGTAATGGAAGAGGCCTGTCGGCAGCTTGCCGCCTGGCAAAATCAGGGGATCATGCTGCCGCTGTCGGTCAACGTGTCGTTGCTACAGTTACTGCACCACGATCGCGGCGCGGAGATGCTGACGCTGCTTTCGCGCTACCGTATCGCGCCGGGAACGCTGGTACTGGAAGTGACCGAGAGTCGCCGGATAGACGATCCGCAGGCGATAATCTCACTGTTACGCCCACTGCGTGAAGCCGGCGTGCGGATTGCATTGGATGATTTTGGTATGGGCTACGCGGGCCTGCGGCAGCTGCAACATATTAAATCGCTGCCAGTGGACATTCTGAAAATCGATAAAGTCTTTATCGATATGTTACCGGACGATATCAGCATGGTTCCGGCGATTATCCAGCTGGCGCGCGGCCTGAATCTGCGCATTGTCGCGGAAGGTGTCGAAAACCAGGCGCAGTATACCTGGCTGCAGGAGGCGGGCGTAGAGGCAGTTCAGGGGTATCTATTTGGCTGCGCCATGCCGCCAGACGCTTTTATGGCACGGTTTTTAAAGGCCGATGCTGAGGATGCAAATTTGTAAAAATATTGTTAGCTTGTACGAGTCAGCTCAAAAAAATTAACAATTTATTTTCGATTTGATTGCTCGTTATTTCTGAAATGTTTCATGGGTGTTATTTTTAAGCCACAGACGCGATATCCACTCTTTGTCTGTGGTTTTTCCCAAAGGACACCTATGAAAATCTCTTTCTTTAAAAGCCTTTATGTTCAGGTTTTATCGGCCATCGCTATCGGTATTCTGCTGGGCCACTTCTACCCGGAACTGGGCGCGCAGATGAAACCCCTCGGCGATGCCTTCGTTAAACTAATTAAAATGATTATTGCACCGGTTATCTTCTGTACCGTAGTGACAGGGATTGCCGGGATGGAAAGTATGAAGGCGGTTGGTCGCACCGGGGCGGTTGCGCTGCTCTATTTTGAAGTCGTGAGCACCATCGCGCTGATTATCGGCCTGATTATTGTCAACGTGGTGCAACCCGGCGCGGGAATGAACGTGGACCCGGCGACCCTCGACGCGAAGGCCGTGGCGGTTTACGCCGAACAGGCGAAAGATCAGGGCATCGTGGCGTTTTTGCTCGATATTATCCCCGGCAGCGTGATCGGCGCTTTTGCCAGCGGCAACATTCTGCAGGTGCTGATGTTTGCGGTGCTGTTTGGTTTCGCACTGCACCGACTGGGCAGCAAAGGCCAGCTGATTTTCAACGTTATCGAAAGCTTCTCACAGGTCATCTTCGGCATCATCAACATGATTATGCGCCTGGCGCCAATCGGTGCTTTCGGGGCAATGGCCTTTACCATCGGTAAATATGGCGTCGGGACGCTGGTGCAGCTTGGTCAGCTGATCGTCTGCTTCTACATCACCTGTATTCTGTTTGTGGTAGTGGTACTGGGGTCGATAGCCAAAGCCACCGGCTTCAGCATCTTTAAATTTATCCGCTATATTCGTGAAGAACTGCTGATTGTGCTGGGAACCTCTTCATCTGAGTCAGCGTTGCCGCGCATGCTCGATAAGATGGAAAAACTCGGCTGCCGTAAGTCGGTGGTGGGGTTGGTTATTCCAACGGGCTACTCATTTAACCTCGATGGCACCTCCATTTATCTGACGATGGCGGCAGTATTTATCGCTCAGGCAACCAACAGCCACATGGATATTTTCCATCAGATAACCCTGCTGGTGGTGCTGCTGCTCTCATCGAAAGGTGCGGCGGGCGTGACGGGCAGCGGATTTATCGTCCTCGCGGCGACAATTTCCGCCGTCGGCCATTTGCCAGTAGCCGGTCTGGCGTTAATCCTCGGTATCGACCGCTTTATGTCCGAGGCGCGTGCGCTGACTAACCTTGTGGGTAACGGCGTGGCAACTATCGTGGTCGCTAAATGGGTAAAAGAGCTGGACTCCAAACAGCTGGATGATGTCCTGAATAACCGTACTCCAGCGAGCAAATCGCACGAATTATCCTCATAAATCCACCTGTTAGGCCCGTTGTCCCTTGCTGGACTCCGGGCTCCTGCGCATAATTAGGGGTCGCTGCCGCTTGCACGGTGGTGACCCTTATGATTTTTTAACGTCTACATGCGACATTTTCATCTCCGCGTGGTCTAAACGACGTACTTAACTCACCACATTTTTTCGGCGGCCCGCCTGTGGGCTGCTGTTGTAACCAGGATTGTTCATCAGGGGTTCACATGCAGGGCACAAAAATTCGACTCTTAACCGGTGGTTTGCTGATGATAGCGGCGGTCGGTTATGTGCAGGCAGAAGCGCTCCAGCCGGACCCGGCCTGGCAACAGGGGACACTTGCGAATGGGTTTCAGTGGCAGGTTTTAGCCACCCCGCAGCGTCCCAGCGATCGTATCGAAGTTCGCCTGTCCGTGAATATTGGCTCGCTGAGCGAAAGCACTCAGCAGAGCGGCTTTAGCCACTTTATCCCGCGTCTTGCACTGACGCAAAGCGGTAGCCTCCCGACCATGCAGGCGCGTTCTTTGTGGCAGCAGAGTATTGACCCTAAGCGTCCTCTGCCGCCCGCCATCGTTTCTTATGACTACAGTTTGTTTAATCTGAGCTTACCGAATAACCGCAATGATCTGCTGAAAGAAGCGCTGAGCTGGCTGGCGAACGCTAGCGGTAAAATGTCGATCACCCCGGAAACGGTCAACCACGCGCTACAGGGCGAAGACATGGTGGTGACCTGGCCTGCTGATACCAAAGAAGGCTGGTGGCGCTATCGGCTGAAAGGCTCGACGATGTTGGGGCACGATCCAGCGGCACCGTTGAAACAACCGGTCGATATCGCTCAGCTCAAAGATTTCTATCAAAAATGGTATACCCCGGACGCCATGACCCTGATTGTGGTCGGCAACGTGGACAGCCGCAGCGTCGCGGAACAGATCAACAAAACCTTTGGCGGCCTGAAGGGCAAGCGCGAAACGCCAGTAGCGGTTCCGACGTTATCCCCGCTGCCGACAACGCCGGTCAGCATCATGACCGATGCGGTGCGCCAGGATAAGCTGTCGCTGATGTGGGATACGCCGTGGCAGCCTATTCGTGAATCGGCAGCGCTCCAGCGTTATTGGCGCGACGATCTTGCGCGTGAAGCGCTGTTCTGGCACGTACAGCAGAATCTGAGCAAGAGTAATATCAAGGATATCGGCCTGGGCTTTGATTGTCGTGTCCTCTACCAACGTGCGCAGTGTGCGATCAATATCGAATCGCCGGGTGAGCGCCTGAACGCCAACTTGACGACCGTGGCGCGTGAGCTGGCGAAAGTGCGCGATAACGGCCTGCCGCAGGATGAGTTTGATGCTCTGATTGCGCAGAAAAACCTTGAGCTACAGAAGCTATTCGCCACCTATGCGCGTACTGATACGTATATCCTGATTAGCCAGCGGATGCGTTCGTTGCAAAACCAGGTGGTGGATATTGCTCCCGAGCAGTATCAGAAGCTGCGCCAGGAGTTCCTGAACTCGCTGACGGTCGATATGCTCAATCAGTATCTGCGCCAGCAACTGTCACAGGATATGGCGTTGGTGTTGCAGCAGCCGCAGGGCGAGCCGGAGTACAACATGAAGGATTTGCAGGCGACGTGGGAAAAACTGATGATGCCTGCGCCAACGGCGGCGACCAGCAGCGCCAGCGATGTTGTGGAAGGGCGTAACGAAGTCACTGATATTCCGCCAGGACAGTAAAGAAAAACCGGATAGCAATGCTATCCGGTAAGCTGATGGCAAATCTGTTTTGGGTATTGCGCCGGGTGTTTTTCCCCGGAGGCGATGCTGCGCATCAGTCCGGGCTACAAAACAACTGGCTTCCACACGGCTATGAACCTGTAGGCCGGGCAAGGCACTAGCCGCCGCCCGGCAACAATACGAGCACAGTTTGTAATACTACTGCGGCATCGCTTCGCGCGGGATAACCGCGCCGCGATACTGAATCACCGTGCTGGCGGTCAGGTGTCCGCGTTTTGCCGCAGACTCTGCATCGCCGCCGGTCAGGCGCACGGCCAGATAGCCCGCGCTGAATGAATCGCCAGCAGCGGTCGTATCAACCACTTTCTCTTTCGGCAGCTTCACGGCCGGGATTTCCAGCTGCGGTTGACCGACAATTGCCACCAGGCAAGAGTCAGCGCCGCGTTTAACCACCACTTCTTCAACGCCAGCGGCGTGAGTGCGGGCGATCACTTCTTCGACCGGCTTCTCTCCCCACAGCGCATCTTCGTCGTCGAGAGTCAGGAACGCGATATCAGTACAGGTCAGCATCTGCTGATAAACCTGCTGCGTCTCTTCTTTGCTGCTCCACAAGCGCGGGCGATAGTTATTATCAAAAATCACCTTGCCGCCGTTTGCGCGGCATTCGCGCAGCAGCGTTAGCAGCTTCTCGCGACTGGTCGGGCTAAGGATAGCCAGGCTGATACCGCTAAGGTAAAGGTAATCAAACGTCGCCAGCTCTTCGCAGATAGCCGCAGACTGCTCGCTCTCCAGCCAAAATTTCGCCGCTGCTTCGTTACGCCAGTAGTAAAAGGTGCGCTCACCGGTGTCGTCGGTTTCGATGTAATACAGGCCCGGCAAACGGTCAGCCATACGCTGTATCAGGTCCGTCTGGACGTTTTCGGCCTGCCAGGACTCCAGCATCTGCTGGCTAAAAGTATCCGTCCCCAGCGCGGTGACGTAATGCACACCCAGCACGCTGGCGTCGGTCTGACGGGCAATATAGACGGAGGTATTTAAGGTATCGCCGCCAAAGCCACGGTTTACTGCCGCGCCTTTCTCTGACAGCTCAATCATGCATTCGCCAATGACGGCAATTTTCTTAGACATAGTGAGGACCTGAAATTAAATCAATATTAACCCTAGTGTGCGCTGGGCCGCTTTTATGGTCAATGATATTAAAACAACGTTCCATTATTTTTTTGACATAACGCGGATTATGTGACGAAAACCTCATTTGGCGGAGCACCTGGCGTTTCTCAACTATATTCAGGACTGACATGTTGCAAAAGGAGTGCAAAGGGGATGAGCAGAACCCGTAAAACCGTTGCGATTATCTCGGGAACGATAGTCTTACTGATCGTTGTGTTTCTCATCGTGCTGGCGACCTTTGACTGGAATCGCCTGAAGCCGACGATTAACCAGAAGGTTTCCGCTGAACTGAACCGACCGTTTGCCATTCGCGGCGATCTGGGCGTGGTCTGGGAGCGCCAGCCTGGCGAAAGCGGCTGGCGTAGCTGGGTTCCCTGGCCGCACGTTCACGCCGAAGATATCGTCCTCGGCAACCCGCCAGACATCCCGCAGGTGACGATGGTACATCTGCCGCGAGTTGAAGCGACCCTCGCGCCGTTGGCGTTGCTCAGCAAGACGGTCTATTTACCGTGGATCAAGCTGGAGCAGCCGGACGCGCGGTTGATTCGATTGTCGGAGAAAGCGAATAACTGGACATTTGATCTCGCCTCGAACGATGCGGCGAATAAAAACGCGCCGCCTTCCAGCTGGTCTTTCCGCCTCGACAATATTCTTTTCGACCGCGGCAAGATTGCTATTGACGATAAAGTGACCCGCGCCGACGTCACGATTATGGTCGACCCGCTGGGTAAACCGCTGGCGTTTAGTGAGGTGACCGGTGAAAAGGGCAAGGGCGAGTCGCAAAAAGTCGGCGATTACGTCTTCGGCCTGCAGGCGAAAGGTAGCTATAACGGGCAGCCGCTCACCGGAACGGGAAAAATCGGCGGCATGCTGGCGCTGCGCAGTGAAGGGACGCCGTTCCCGCTGCAGGGCGATTTTCGTTCCGGCAATTCCCGGGTAGCGTTCACCGGTACGGTTAACGATCCGCTTAACCTCGGGGGGGTTGATCTACGGCTGAAATTTTCCGGCGATTCGCTGGGCGATCTCTACGACCTGACCGGCGTTCTGCTGCCGGATACGCCCGCTTTCTCAACCGATGGGCATCTGCGGGCCACTTTCAAGGATAAGAGCGGTTCACGTTTTGCCTATCAGGATTTTAATGGCCGCATCGGCGAGAGCGATATTCACGGTTCTCTGACCTACACCACCGGTAAACCCCGGCCTAAGCTCGAAGGCGATCTGGAGTCCCGACAGCTAAGATTGGCTGATTTAGGCCCGCTGATCGGCGTCGATTCCGGGGGGAAAGGAAGTAAAACGGAACAACGTAAAGGCGAAGCCTCGCCGCAGCCCGCCGGGAAAGTGTTGCCATATGACCGTTTTGAAACCGACAAATGGCAGGTAATGGATGCGGATGTGCGCTTTAAAGGGCGCAAGATTGAGCACGGCGGTACACTGCCGATTAGCGATCTCTCCACCCACGTGATCCTTGAACGAGGCGACCTGCGCCTGCAACCGCTGCGTCTTGGCCTCGCCAACGGCACCATTGCGGGCAGTATTCATCTGCAAGGAGATAAAAAGCCGCTACAGGGCACGGCGAATCTACAGGCGCGGCGTCTGAAGCTGAAAGCGCTGATGCCAAACGTGGAGATGATGCAGAAAACCCTCGGTGAGATGAATGGCGATATCCAGCTTCGTGGGACCGGTAATTCCGTCGCCGCGCTGCTGGGCAACAGTAACGGTAATTTGAAGCTGTTGATGAACGACGGGCTGATTAGCCGCAACCTGATGGAAATTCTTGGCCTGAACGTCGGCAACTTTATTATTGGGCAGATCTTTGGCGATGACGAAGTGCGGGTGAACTGTGCGGCGGCGAATATCGATGTGACCAACGGCGTCGCCCGGCCACAGGTGTTTGCCTTTGATACAGAAAATGCGCTGATCAACGTGACCGGTACCGCCAGCTTTGCCTCGGAGCAGCTGGACCTGACTATCGATCCGGAGAGTAAGGGCTTTCGCATTATCACTCTGCGTTCGCCGCTGTATGTGCGCGGTAGCTTTAAATCACCGAATGCGGGTGTGAAGGCGGGACCGTTGATTGTGCGCGGTGCGGTGGCGGCAGCGTTGGCGACGTTAGTCACTCCGGCCGCAGCATTACTGGCGTTGATATCGCCTGCAGAGGGGGATGAGAATCAGTGTCGGGCGATTTTATCGCAGATGAAAAAATAAGGATGGGGATTCGCCC
This Klebsiella sp. RHBSTW-00484 DNA region includes the following protein-coding sequences:
- the hmsP gene encoding biofilm formation regulator HmsP, giving the protein MRVSRSLTIKQMAMVASVSMAFVLVFCSILLFHFVQQSRFTTATQLESIARSVREPLSAAILKADIPDAEAILSRIQPAGIVSRADVVLPNQFQALRMRFIPERPVPVMITRMFELPVQISLPIYSLERPANPQPLAYLVLQADSYRMYKFVMSALATLVTAYLLLVLILTVAITWCINRLIVRPLRKVARELNDVPLQERLGHQLTLPRLHHDDEIGMLVRSYNRNQQTLLRLHDELSLQSTRFPVSDLPNKAFLMAMLEQTVARPQPSALLVIACETLQDTAGVLKETQREMLLLTLVGKLRAVIPAQMVLAQVSGYDFAILASGITEPWQAVTLSKQVLTVVNERLPLHGIQLRPCASIGIAMFNGEINAEQLYRRAFSAAVTARRKGKNQIEFFDPEQMEKAQRRLMEEHDILTALDNQQFATWLQPQVDTASGEVCGAEVLLRQRQVDGSWSLPGDLIERIEACGLMVPVGYWVMEEACRQLAAWQNQGIMLPLSVNVSLLQLLHHDRGAEMLTLLSRYRIAPGTLVLEVTESRRIDDPQAIISLLRPLREAGVRIALDDFGMGYAGLRQLQHIKSLPVDILKIDKVFIDMLPDDISMVPAIIQLARGLNLRIVAEGVENQAQYTWLQEAGVEAVQGYLFGCAMPPDAFMARFLKADAEDANL
- a CDS encoding M16 family metallopeptidase, yielding MQGTKIRLLTGGLLMIAAVGYVQAEALQPDPAWQQGTLANGFQWQVLATPQRPSDRIEVRLSVNIGSLSESTQQSGFSHFIPRLALTQSGSLPTMQARSLWQQSIDPKRPLPPAIVSYDYSLFNLSLPNNRNDLLKEALSWLANASGKMSITPETVNHALQGEDMVVTWPADTKEGWWRYRLKGSTMLGHDPAAPLKQPVDIAQLKDFYQKWYTPDAMTLIVVGNVDSRSVAEQINKTFGGLKGKRETPVAVPTLSPLPTTPVSIMTDAVRQDKLSLMWDTPWQPIRESAALQRYWRDDLAREALFWHVQQNLSKSNIKDIGLGFDCRVLYQRAQCAINIESPGERLNANLTTVARELAKVRDNGLPQDEFDALIAQKNLELQKLFATYARTDTYILISQRMRSLQNQVVDIAPEQYQKLRQEFLNSLTVDMLNQYLRQQLSQDMALVLQQPQGEPEYNMKDLQATWEKLMMPAPTAATSSASDVVEGRNEVTDIPPGQ
- a CDS encoding sugar kinase, which produces MSKKIAVIGECMIELSEKGAAVNRGFGGDTLNTSVYIARQTDASVLGVHYVTALGTDTFSQQMLESWQAENVQTDLIQRMADRLPGLYYIETDDTGERTFYYWRNEAAAKFWLESEQSAAICEELATFDYLYLSGISLAILSPTSREKLLTLLRECRANGGKVIFDNNYRPRLWSSKEETQQVYQQMLTCTDIAFLTLDDEDALWGEKPVEEVIARTHAAGVEEVVVKRGADSCLVAIVGQPQLEIPAVKLPKEKVVDTTAAGDSFSAGYLAVRLTGGDAESAAKRGHLTASTVIQYRGAVIPREAMPQ
- a CDS encoding AsmA family protein, with translation MSRTRKTVAIISGTIVLLIVVFLIVLATFDWNRLKPTINQKVSAELNRPFAIRGDLGVVWERQPGESGWRSWVPWPHVHAEDIVLGNPPDIPQVTMVHLPRVEATLAPLALLSKTVYLPWIKLEQPDARLIRLSEKANNWTFDLASNDAANKNAPPSSWSFRLDNILFDRGKIAIDDKVTRADVTIMVDPLGKPLAFSEVTGEKGKGESQKVGDYVFGLQAKGSYNGQPLTGTGKIGGMLALRSEGTPFPLQGDFRSGNSRVAFTGTVNDPLNLGGVDLRLKFSGDSLGDLYDLTGVLLPDTPAFSTDGHLRATFKDKSGSRFAYQDFNGRIGESDIHGSLTYTTGKPRPKLEGDLESRQLRLADLGPLIGVDSGGKGSKTEQRKGEASPQPAGKVLPYDRFETDKWQVMDADVRFKGRKIEHGGTLPISDLSTHVILERGDLRLQPLRLGLANGTIAGSIHLQGDKKPLQGTANLQARRLKLKALMPNVEMMQKTLGEMNGDIQLRGTGNSVAALLGNSNGNLKLLMNDGLISRNLMEILGLNVGNFIIGQIFGDDEVRVNCAAANIDVTNGVARPQVFAFDTENALINVTGTASFASEQLDLTIDPESKGFRIITLRSPLYVRGSFKSPNAGVKAGPLIVRGAVAAALATLVTPAAALLALISPAEGDENQCRAILSQMKK
- a CDS encoding dicarboxylate/amino acid:cation symporter encodes the protein MKISFFKSLYVQVLSAIAIGILLGHFYPELGAQMKPLGDAFVKLIKMIIAPVIFCTVVTGIAGMESMKAVGRTGAVALLYFEVVSTIALIIGLIIVNVVQPGAGMNVDPATLDAKAVAVYAEQAKDQGIVAFLLDIIPGSVIGAFASGNILQVLMFAVLFGFALHRLGSKGQLIFNVIESFSQVIFGIINMIMRLAPIGAFGAMAFTIGKYGVGTLVQLGQLIVCFYITCILFVVVVLGSIAKATGFSIFKFIRYIREELLIVLGTSSSESALPRMLDKMEKLGCRKSVVGLVIPTGYSFNLDGTSIYLTMAAVFIAQATNSHMDIFHQITLLVVLLLSSKGAAGVTGSGFIVLAATISAVGHLPVAGLALILGIDRFMSEARALTNLVGNGVATIVVAKWVKELDSKQLDDVLNNRTPASKSHELSS